From Candidatus Methylomirabilota bacterium:
GAAGTCACGGTGTTCACCTCGAAGGGCGAAGTGCGGACGGTCGAGCTGGCCTCGGCGGAGACACTCACGCTTTTGGATCGCGAACTGGCCAGCGATGTGGGTCGCTACCTCGATCTGCTCAACTCGGCCCATCGGCGCGACGTCCGCCGGCTGCGCATCCACACGGTTGGCTCGGGCAGCCGAGAGCTCTACGTCAGCTACACCTCGGAGGCGCCCATCTGGAAGACGACGTACCGCATCGTGCTCGACGACAAAGAGACACCACTCCTCCAGGGGTGGGCGATCGTGGATAACACCACGCCCATGGACTGGGTGGATGTAGACCTCTCGCTGGTGGCGGGGGCCCCGGTGAGTTTCGTGCAGAACCTCTCGCAACCACTCTACGCGCGGCGGCCGGTGGTTCCACTGCCACGGGGAGTGCAGGTGACGCCGCAAACGCATGAAGCCACGTTGGAGGTTGCGGCGGGCCAAGCTGCAGTGGCGGGGATGGTAAGGGACGTGAATGGGAATCCCGTCTCCGGCGCCACCGTGCGGGTGCTCAGCCGGGACGGCGCGGTGGTGCAGCAGGGCAGGACCGACGGGAGTGGTCACTTCCAGATAGGCGGTCTCGCGCCGGGAACGTACAGGATCCAAGCGCGCCATCCCTCGCTTGGCCATGCAGGGTACCGCCAGATCACGGTGCACAGCGGGCGCGTCACGGCGTTGAATTTTTCTCTCGGCGGTGTGTTCGAGGAAGGGCGTATTGCTGGAGAAAAATCGCGGGATGAGATGCATGCGTACCGAAAGCGGGCGGCCAAAGCACTGCCGTCAGCGCCGGCCCCAGCCCTGGAAGCCGAAGCCCCAGCCGAGTCGATCGCCGGGCGTGTGGGTGATGTGATGCGGCAACAAGTGTTGCAGACGGCTCGGGCCCAGGCATTGGGAGAGCAGTTCGAGTATCGACTCCGCCAGCCGGTCACGATCCGGCAGAACCAATCGGCCCTCCTGCCGATTATTCACACCGAGGTCGAAGGCGAGAAAGTTTCACTGTACAACGAGAAATCTGGAGAGCGACGTCCCCGGCTGGCTGTCTGGCTCAAGAACAGTAGCGGGCTGACCCTTGATGCCGGCTCGTTTGCCGTGATTGACGGCAGCGCCTTCGCGGGCGAGGGGGTGACGGAGACAATCAATCCCAAGGAGAGCCGCCTGCTCAGCTACGCCCTCGACCTGGGTCTCGAAGTCACGACGAACCGGGGCACCGAACGCCAGCGGGTCGAGCGGGTGGCAATCCATCGCGGGGTGATGCGGCTCCATGTCAAGGTGAGGGAGAAGAAGAGTTACGTCATTCGCAATAACGACGAGAAGATGCGGACCGTGGTGGTGGAACACCCCGTGCGTGCTGGCTGGACCCTCGTGGACACGCCACCGGCTGCCGAATCAACCGCCAGCTACCACAGGTTTCGGGTCGAGGCCAAGCCGAAGACCACCACGGAATTTACCGTGCGTGAGGAAAATCCCCGGCAAACGACGTACGCCATTCGCAACGTCACGCCGGAGCAAATCACCCTCTGGGTGCGGCAAAAGACGATCGATGCCGACATTGAGCGGGCGCTTCAACGGATCGTGGCCAAGAAGAATGAGATTGACGACGTAAACAAGAAGATCGCCACTCTCGAGAAGGATGAAAAGGAAATCTTCCGGGACCAGCAGCGGGTGCGGGAGAACCTACGGCGGCTAGGACGCACTCC
This genomic window contains:
- a CDS encoding carboxypeptidase regulatory-like domain-containing protein; the protein is MGKWMALVGILALVFPAPEVGAAESAVPLTLRKVVLYKNGMGYFEHLGTVQGAQDVEIVLPSTQLNDVLKSLTVIDLGKGQVTGVTYDSTAPLSRRLAELPIQLGSGQGLVSFLNQIRGTEVEIRAPGGAVAGKLMGAEVRRKQVEGNSVVEIVEVTVFTSKGEVRTVELASAETLTLLDRELASDVGRYLDLLNSAHRRDVRRLRIHTVGSGSRELYVSYTSEAPIWKTTYRIVLDDKETPLLQGWAIVDNTTPMDWVDVDLSLVAGAPVSFVQNLSQPLYARRPVVPLPRGVQVTPQTHEATLEVAAGQAAVAGMVRDVNGNPVSGATVRVLSRDGAVVQQGRTDGSGHFQIGGLAPGTYRIQARHPSLGHAGYRQITVHSGRVTALNFSLGGVFEEGRIAGEKSRDEMHAYRKRAAKALPSAPAPALEAEAPAESIAGRVGDVMRQQVLQTARAQALGEQFEYRLRQPVTIRQNQSALLPIIHTEVEGEKVSLYNEKSGERRPRLAVWLKNSSGLTLDAGSFAVIDGSAFAGEGVTETINPKESRLLSYALDLGLEVTTNRGTERQRVERVAIHRGVMRLHVKVREKKSYVIRNNDEKMRTVVVEHPVRAGWTLVDTPPAAESTASYHRFRVEAKPKTTTEFTVREENPRQTTYAIRNVTPEQITLWVRQKTIDADIERALQRIVAKKNEIDDVNKKIATLEKDEKEIFRDQQRVRENLRRLGRTPEEANLRLRYIRQLEQQENQLGTMRAERSRLEDARAVAQKQLDGMLEKMSFDRNV